A single region of the Thermococcus paralvinellae genome encodes:
- a CDS encoding 50S ribosomal protein L44e produces the protein MKYPKQIRTYCPFCKKHTIHKVEKVKKRPRSELSAGQRRFRRILKGYKGFPRPKPEGREKPVKKLDLRFRCTECGKAHTRGEGFRVKKFELVEV, from the coding sequence ATGAAGTATCCGAAGCAGATAAGGACTTACTGCCCGTTCTGTAAGAAGCACACCATTCACAAGGTCGAAAAAGTGAAGAAGAGACCAAGAAGTGAGCTTAGTGCAGGTCAGAGAAGATTCAGGAGAATTCTCAAGGGTTACAAGGGTTTTCCAAGACCAAAGCCAGAGGGCAGAGAAAAGCCAGTTAAAAAGCTTGACTTGAGGTTCAGATGTACCGAGTGTGGAAAGGCTCACACGAGAGGAGAAGGCTTTAGGGTAAAGAAGTTTGAGCTTGTGGA